A genomic window from Pecten maximus chromosome 6, xPecMax1.1, whole genome shotgun sequence includes:
- the LOC117329934 gene encoding golgin subfamily A member 6-like protein 6, with the protein MNKQLNVWETEACINKQLNVRETEACINKQLNVWETEACINKQQNVWETEACINKQQNVWETEACIDKQLNLWETEACINKQFNVCETEACINKQLIVCETEACINKQLNVWETEACINKQFNVWETEVCINKQLNVWETEACINKQFNVWETEACINKQFNVCETEACINKQLNVRETEAYINKQLNVWETEACINKQLNVRETEACMNKQLNVWETEVCINKQLNVWETEACINKQLNVRETEACMNKQLNVWETEVCINKQLNVWETEACINKQLNVWETEACINKQLNVWETEVCINKQLKVLETEVCINKQLNVWETEACINKQLNVRETESCINKQLNVWETGVLSINN; encoded by the coding sequence ATGAATAAACAACTGAATGTATGGGAAACAGAGGCTTGTATCAATAAACAACTGAATGTACGGGAAACAGAGGCTTGCATCAATAAACAACTGAATGTATGGGAAACAGAGGCTTGTatcaataaacaacaaaatgtatGGGAAACAGAGGCTTGTatcaataaacaacaaaatgtatGGGAAACAGAGGCTTGTATCGATAAACAACTCAATCTATGGGAAACAGAGGCTTGTATCAATAAACAATTTAATGTATGTGAAACAGAGGcttgtataaataaacaactGATTGTGTGCGAAACAGAGGCTTGTATCAATAAACAACTGAATGTATGGGAAACAGAGGCTTGTATCAATAAACAATTTAATGTATGGGAAACAGAggtttgtataaataaacaactGAATGTATGGGAAACAGAGGCTTGTATCAATAAACAATTTAATGTATGGGAAACAGAGGCTTGTATCAATAAACAATTTAATGTATGTGAAACAGAGGCTTGTATCAATAAACAACTCAACGTACGGGAAACAGAGGCTTACATCAATAAACAACTGAATGTATGGGAAACAGAGGCTTGTATCAATAAACAACTCAATGTACGGGAAACAGAGGCTTGCATGAATAAACAACTGAATGTATGGGAAACAGAGGTTTGTATCAATAAACAACTAAATGTATGGGAAACAGAGGCTTGTATCAATAAACAACTCAATGTACGGGAAACAGAGGCTTGCATGAATAAACAACTGAATGTATGGGAAACAGAGGTTTGTATCAATAAACAACTGAATGTATGGGAAACAGAGGCTTGTATCAATAAACAACTGAATGTATGGGAAACAGAGGCTTGTATCAATAAACAACTCAATGTATGGGAAACAGAGGTTTGTATCAATAAACAACTGAAGGTATTGGAAACAGAGGTTTGTATCAATAAACAACTGAATGTATGGGAAACAGAGGCTTGTATCAATAAACAACTCAATGTACGGGAAACAGAATCTTGTATCAATAAACAACTCAATGTATGGGAAACAGGGGTTTTATCAATAAACAACTGA
- the LOC117329935 gene encoding proteoglycan 4-like → MKTRQKRRSRHNFFVTTLDTTPETPLQTQPPKTPLQTQPPKHRSRHNPKTPLQIQPQNTAPGNPQNTAPDTTPKTPLQATLKTPLQTQPKNTAPDTTPKHRSRQPSKHRSRHNPKTPPQTQPKNTAPDTTPQNTTPDTTPKHRSRHKPQNTAPDTNPKTPLQTQPQNTAPGNPQNTAPDTTQKHRPRHNPPKHPLQTQPQNTAPDTNPKTPLQTQPKNTAPDTTPQNTTPDTTPKHRSRHNPQNTAPDTTPKTPLQTQPPKHRSRHKPQNTAPGNPQNTTPDTTPTTCTTPDTTPTTCTTPDTVPKNTTPDTTPKTPLQIQTPKHRSRHNPRLVQKRCCVFWAPRDFPANMFAFHLISRPVTLLFLFHNRIFYDATAVPFVYC, encoded by the coding sequence ATGAAAACGCGCCAAAAACGCCGCTCTAGACACAATTTTTTCGTTACAACTCTAGACACAACTCCCGAAACACCGCTCCAGACACAACCCCCAAAAACACCGCTCCAGACACAACCCCCAAAACACCGCTCCAGACACAACCCCAAAACACCGCTCCAGATACAACCCCAAAACACCGCTCCAGGCAACCCTCAAAACACCGCTCCAGACACAACCCCCAAAACACCGCTCCAGGCAACCCTCAAAACACCGCTCCAGACACAACCCAAAAACACCGCCCCAGACACAACCCCAAAACACCGCTCCAGGCAACCCTCAAAACACCGCTCCAGACACAACCCAAAAACACCGCCCCAGACACAACCCAAAAACACCGCCCCAGACACAACCCCCCAAAACACCACTCCAGACACAACCCCAAAACACCGCTCCAGACACAAACCCCAAAACACCGCTCCAGACACAAACCCCAAAACACCGCTCCAGACACAACCCCAAAACACCGCTCCAGGCAACCCTCAAAACACCGCTCCAGACACAACCCAAAAACACCGCCCCAGACACAACCCCCCAAAACACCCACTCCAGACACAACCCCAAAACACCGCTCCAGACACAAACCCCAAAACACCGCTCCAGACACAACCCAAAAACACCGCCCCAGACACAACCCCCCAAAACACCACTCCAGACACAACCCCAAAACACCGCTCCAGACACAACCCCCAAAACACCGCTCCAGATACAACCCCCAAAACACCGCTCCAGACACAACCCCCCAAACACCGCTCCAGACACAAACCCCAAAACACCGCTCCAGGCAACCCTCAAAACACCACTCCAGACACAACCCCAACCACGTGCACCACTCCAGACACAACCCCAACCACGTGCACCACTCCAGACACAGTCCCCAAAAACACCACTCCAGACACAACTCCCAAAACACCGCTCCAGATACAAACCCCAAAACACCGCTCAAGACACAACCCTAGACTGGTACAGAAAAGATGCTGCGTCTTCTGGGCCCCGCGGGATTTCCCTGCGAATATGTTTGCCTTCCATTTGATAAGTCGGCCGGTTACATTGctatttttgtttcataatcGCATATTCTACGACGCCACGGCTGTACcttttgtatattgttaa